In Emys orbicularis isolate rEmyOrb1 chromosome 12, rEmyOrb1.hap1, whole genome shotgun sequence, one genomic interval encodes:
- the LOC135887226 gene encoding olfactory receptor 6C76-like, which translates to MKNQTMVVEFIIVGLSNNPHVNIILFVVLSVVFFLTVTGNIAVVTLSLVDHRLQSPMYFFLRNFSLLEICFSLVIMPRFLYSLLTERKSISLPGCFLQLLLFFVLGSCIFFHVGMMSFDRYVAICHPLRYGTIMNGRVCFQLVLGCWVMSLLIMFPPAFMAVLVPFCGPNVINHFYCDTAALLQLFCIDTGHIEVMLLLSTSLLILGNFTVTIISYGCIICTIMRIPSTTGRKKAFSTCSAHLLVVVILYSSSIFRYVRRSQRGAEEFDKFVAFFFSVVAQLFNPYIYALRNEQVKQALKDICGRAFSK; encoded by the coding sequence ATGAAGAACCAGACCATGGTGGTGGAATTCATCATTGTGGGACTGTCCAACAACCCCCATGTCAACATCATCCTGTTCGTGGTTCTATCAGTTGTCTTCTTCTTGACTGTGACGGGGAACATTGCTGTTGTCACCCTCTCCTTGGTGGACCATCGCCTCCAATcgcccatgtatttcttcctcaggAACTTCTCCCTCTTGGAAATCTGCTTCAGCTTAGTCATCATGCCCAGGTTCCTCTACAGCCTCCTGACAGAGAGAAAATCTATTTCCCTCCCTGGTTGTTTTCTTCAGTTGTTGTTATTCTTTGTCCTGGGATCCTGCATATTTTTCCATGTGGGTATGATGTCCTTTGACCGCTACGTGGCTATCTGCCATCCCTTGCGTTACGGCACCATCATGAATGGCAGGGTCTGCTTCCAGTTAGTGCTGGGCTGCTGGGTGATGAGTTTACTTATAATGTTTCCCCCAGCCTTTATGGCCGTCCTGGTGCCATTCTGTGGCCCCAATGTCATAAACCACTTTTATTGCGATACAGCCGCATTGCTCCAACTCTTCTGCATAGACACGGGACACATTGAGGTAATGCTCTTGCTTTCAACTTCACTTCTCATACTTGGaaatttcacagtcactatcattTCTTATGGCTGTATCATCTGTACTATCATGCGCATCCCATCCACCACAGGAAggaaaaaggccttttccacctgctccgcTCACCTCCTGGTTGTTGTGATATTGTACAGTAGCTCCATCTTCAGGTATGTCCGAAGAAGTCAGCGGGGAGCAGAAGAATTTGACAAATTTGTGGCCTTTTTCTTCTCTGTGGTGGCCCAACTCTTTAACCCCTACATCTACGCTCTCCGCAATGAACAAGTCAAACAGGCCCTGAAAGACATCTGCGGCAGAGCATTTTCTAAGTGA
- the LOC135886418 gene encoding olfactory receptor 6C76-like, with protein sequence MKNQTMVVEFIIVGLSNNHHVNIILFAVLLVVFLLTVIGNITVVTLSLVDHRLKSPMYFFLRYFSLLEFCFTSVIMPRFLYSLLTERKSIPLPGCFLQLLFFFLLGTCIFFHMAMMSFDRYMAICHPLHYGTIMNGRVCFPPTFMVVLLPFCGLNVINHFYCNTAEARYLGSAFSTVFLQEFEGTYSSEVPMLQ encoded by the exons ATGAAGAACCAGACCATGGTGGTGGAATTCATCATCGTAGGACTGTCCAACAACCACCATGTCAACATCATCCTGTTTGCAGTTCTATTAGTTGTTTTCTTATTGACTGTGATAGGAAACATCACTGTTGTCACCCTCTCGTTGGTGGACCATCGCCTCAAgtcccccatgtatttcttcctcaggTACTTCTCCCTCTTGGAATTCTGTTTCACCTCTGTCATCATGCCCAGGTTCCTCTATAGCCTCCTCACAGAGAGAAAATCTATCCCCCTCCCTGGTTGTTTCCttcagttgttgtttttcttcctcCTGGGCACCTGTATATTTTTCCATATGGCTATGATGTCCTTTGACCGCTACATGGCTATCTGCCATCCCTTGCATTACGGCACCATCATGAATGGCAGGGTCTGCTTTCCCCCAACATTTATGGTTGTGCTGTTACCGTTCTGTGGCCTCAATGTCATAAACCACTTCTACTGCAATACAGCCGAGGCCAGATATCTCGG CTCTGCTTTTTCAACAGTATTTCTCCAGGAGTTTGAGGGAACTTATTCCTCCGAGGTACCCATGTTGCAATAA